The sequence CCCCGACGTCGGCCTGCGCGGCGAGCGCCGTCAGCACGGAGGCCACGAACTCCCCGGCGGGTCGCATCTGGTCCATCTCGGCGGGCGTTCGCAGTTCCATCACGCATCGGATCCTACGGGAGCATCCCGCAGTAGGCCCTCCCGCGCCGTCCAGGATGCGCTCGTACCATGGGCGCATGCAGCAGTCCCCGGCCCTCGGCCTCCGCCGCGCGCTCTACCGCTGGCAGTTCGCCGCGGTCGTCGTGCTCCCCGCCTGGCTCCTCGTCGGATGGGCCGCCTTCGGCTCCGGGGGATGGGAGCTCCTCCTCGTCATGATCTCCGCGGGAGCCCTCGGGATCGCCCTGATCGCGGCCCTCGGCCTGGTGCTCGCGCGCCGCTCGGTGCGGACGCGGCGCGCCGTGTCCCCGACGGACGCGGTCGCCATGGGGGTCCTCGCCCTCGCGGTGATCGGGGCCGGCACCTACTCCGCGATCAGCACGTGGTGCGCGGTCGTCGCCGTGCTGGCCGCCGCCGCGTTGGTCGGTCTGGCGGTCCGCCAGCTGCTCGCCGAGACCCGGCAGCGCATGCAGGAGGTCATCTCCGTCATCGAGCGCGACGCCCAGCCGCGACCGCCCGAGTGGAAGGCCGCCGAGGGGCCGGACGCCGGGCGCACCATCCGCCTGGACTGAACCGTCGCGCGCCCCGGCCCGGCGCTTTGCGCTCGACGCGCCCGAGGTGACAGAATGGGCGATCGTGCCTGCCGCCGACCCTGCCACGGGGGAGTCGGCCATCCATGCGGGCCGTTCCCCATCCAGACATTGATGCGCAGTCGACCCGTGGCGGTTGCAGAGAGCGGTACACCATGCACATCCTCGATTCCGTCGACAAGGCGTCGCTGCGGTCGGACATCCCCGACTTCCGCGCCGGCGACACGGTCAAGGTCCACGTCAACATCGTCGAGGGCAGCCGCTCGCGCATCCAGGTGTTCCAGGGCATCGTCATCGGCCGCCAGGGCGAGGGCGTCCGCGAGACGTTCTGCGTCCGCAAGGTCAGCTTCCAGGTCGGCGTCGAGCGCACCTTCCCGGTGCACTCCCCGGTCATCGACCACATCGAGGTCGTGACGCGCGGCGACGTGCGCCGGGCCAAGCTGTACTTCCTGCGCGACCTGCGCGGCAAGAAGGCGAAGATCAAGGAGAAGCGCTCCTAGCGCATCCCCACCTGTCATCCGACCGAGCTCCCGGCATCTACACTTGCCGGGAGCTCAGGCGGTTAAATGACAGATGGCACGACGCCCGTGGAGACGAGATCCTCGGGCAGGCACAGCGGCAGCACGTCCCGAGGATGGAAGACGTTCCTCCGGGACGTCCTCGTGATATTCGTGGTCGCCCTCCTCGTATCGGTCCTGATCAAGGCGTTCCTGATCCGGTCGTTCTACATCCCCTCCGCGTCGATGGAGGACACGCTGCAGATCGACGACCGCATCGTGGTCAACCAGCTCACGCCCCGCTTCGTGCCCCTGCAGCACGGGGACGTCGTGGTGTTCCGCGATCCGGGCGGTTGGCTCCTCCCGTCGCCCGAGGTCGACAAGCCGCCGCTGGCCGCCGCGGTCGACTGGGCGCTCACCACCGTCGGGCTGTCCGCGTCGGACAGCAACGACCACCTCATCAAGCGCCTCATCGGGCTGCCGGGCGACCACGTCGTCTGCTGCAACTCGCTGGGCCAGATGAGCGTGAACGACGTGCCGCTCGACGAGCCGTACATCAAGCTGCAGCCGGGCGAGAGCCGTGCCTCGCAGATCGACTTCGACGTCACCGTCCCCGCGGACTCGCTCTGGGTCATGGGCGACAACCGCGACAACTCCCAGGACTCCCGCTACAACGTCGACGGCCCCACCAAGGGCTTCGTGCCGATCGACAACGTCGTCGGCCGGGCGTTCGTGATCACGTGGCCGGTCGACCGCTGGACGCTCCTCGACGACTACCCGCAGACCTTCGGCGACGTGCCGGATCCCGCTCCCGCCGGCTGATGCCCGTCGCCGACCCGACCCTCGAGGTCGAGCGCGAGCTGCTGGGTGCCGGCGCCGCGCTCGTCATCGGCTGCGACGAGGTGGGCCGCGGCGCCCTGGCCGGGCCCGTCGCGGTCGGCATGGCGGCGATCGGACCCGACACCGGGGCCTTCCCGGAGGGTCTGCGCGACTCCAAGATGCTGAGCGAGAAGCGTCGCGAGGCGCTGCACCCCGTCGTCGCGGGCTGGGTGCGCCACTCGGCCGTCGGCATGGCCTCCGCGGCGGAGGTCGACGCGCTCGGGATCACCGCCTGCCTCGGCCTCGCCGGGCGCCGCGCGCTCGTCGAGCTGCATCACGCGGGCGTGCCGCTGCTCGCGAGCGTCGTCCTGCTCGACGGGGCGCACGACTGGCTCACGCCGCACCTCGCCCATCCGGTGCCGGTGCGCCTGCGCATCAAGGCCGACCGCGACTGCGCCTCCGTCGCCGCCGCGTCCGTGCTCGCCAAGGTCGACCGCGACCGGATGATGGCGGCCTGGCACGAGGACCACCCGGAGTACGGCTGGGCCGGCAACAAGGGCTACGGCAGCGCGGCCC is a genomic window of Clavibacter capsici containing:
- the rplS gene encoding 50S ribosomal protein L19, whose amino-acid sequence is MHILDSVDKASLRSDIPDFRAGDTVKVHVNIVEGSRSRIQVFQGIVIGRQGEGVRETFCVRKVSFQVGVERTFPVHSPVIDHIEVVTRGDVRRAKLYFLRDLRGKKAKIKEKRS
- the lepB gene encoding signal peptidase I translates to MTDGTTPVETRSSGRHSGSTSRGWKTFLRDVLVIFVVALLVSVLIKAFLIRSFYIPSASMEDTLQIDDRIVVNQLTPRFVPLQHGDVVVFRDPGGWLLPSPEVDKPPLAAAVDWALTTVGLSASDSNDHLIKRLIGLPGDHVVCCNSLGQMSVNDVPLDEPYIKLQPGESRASQIDFDVTVPADSLWVMGDNRDNSQDSRYNVDGPTKGFVPIDNVVGRAFVITWPVDRWTLLDDYPQTFGDVPDPAPAG
- a CDS encoding ribonuclease HII; translated protein: MPVADPTLEVERELLGAGAALVIGCDEVGRGALAGPVAVGMAAIGPDTGAFPEGLRDSKMLSEKRREALHPVVAGWVRHSAVGMASAAEVDALGITACLGLAGRRALVELHHAGVPLLASVVLLDGAHDWLTPHLAHPVPVRLRIKADRDCASVAAASVLAKVDRDRMMAAWHEDHPEYGWAGNKGYGSAAHLDAIRERGASDLHRRSWLGGVLAGSSA